In one window of Rhizobium oryzihabitans DNA:
- a CDS encoding Mu transposase C-terminal domain-containing protein → MIAKEWFTAGELAKIAAERGLKSSVFPNSERGVRDRAKEEGWNNLPENLCRDRAAVGGGREYHLNVLPDIMHTVITGREIRAHQLAAQEKERETARKKVAALPVTSLRFRQRQAMEARGEILLAIDRYIAMKGGWGRRKAILDFVQAQEEHAERNIAKEKVEAGEALTGRERVLLECVSLLADPDGFGLLEDTLRLANDRSGDKFRISRATIYEWFSARDAGGITALAPALTKIEEPISEEFSAFLKFYCKPSKLAATEALEDYKAEHPGSALTIEHVRYTLRHKLNDIEKNVGREGLLTLRSRMAYIQRSTENLFPTTIYTADGKTFDAEVENPFSKKPFKPEITSILDVATRKCVGFSIALKENVISVTEALRNSCCDHGIPAIFYTDRGPGYKNKTFDGDVNGLMGRLSITKMHALPYNSQAKGIIERFNGTVWNPLARKLPTYLGAEMDKEAAKIAHKATRSDLKEFGSSRLLPSWDDFRAMCEEAIAKYNNRPHDGLPRFRDERTGRYRHYSPNEFWALHVADGFEPVPVDDDLRDDLFRPYEIRVARRGLVEWNTNQYYHAALERYHGEEVMVGYDFAQARYVWVREIDREEGQPGPLICVADFTGNKADYVPRTFQKAAEDARHKGRVKRNEAKRRDIDAEYIAPYLLEETPIQPMPFIDITPEPVPAGPVLVIDNSETPSAASGAAETNRRLTFATDEALAAWALENSEKLTANQVGVLRRCLQRQTTIELFRLSGIDVDALRNVIRAAA, encoded by the coding sequence ATGATAGCCAAGGAATGGTTTACCGCAGGGGAACTGGCGAAAATCGCCGCAGAGCGCGGGCTGAAAAGCAGTGTTTTCCCGAATTCGGAGCGCGGCGTTAGAGATCGCGCCAAAGAAGAAGGCTGGAACAACCTGCCGGAAAATCTTTGCCGTGACCGCGCCGCTGTCGGTGGCGGCCGGGAATACCATCTGAATGTCCTGCCCGACATTATGCATACGGTCATCACAGGTCGCGAGATCAGGGCACATCAGCTTGCCGCACAGGAAAAAGAGCGTGAGACCGCCCGGAAGAAGGTTGCGGCACTCCCGGTCACGTCGCTGCGGTTTCGCCAGCGTCAGGCCATGGAGGCGCGTGGCGAAATCCTACTCGCCATTGACCGCTATATCGCCATGAAGGGCGGATGGGGCCGTCGCAAGGCCATTCTAGACTTTGTCCAGGCACAGGAAGAACATGCCGAGCGCAACATCGCCAAGGAGAAGGTCGAAGCCGGTGAGGCCCTGACCGGCCGGGAGCGCGTCCTGTTGGAATGTGTTTCGCTCCTTGCCGATCCGGACGGTTTTGGCCTGCTGGAAGATACCCTGCGCCTTGCCAATGACCGGTCGGGCGACAAGTTCCGGATTTCCCGCGCCACCATCTATGAATGGTTCAGTGCCCGCGATGCTGGCGGCATCACCGCCCTAGCGCCCGCGCTGACAAAGATAGAAGAGCCGATCTCGGAAGAGTTTTCCGCCTTCCTCAAATTCTACTGCAAGCCGTCCAAGCTGGCGGCAACGGAAGCGTTGGAAGATTACAAGGCTGAACATCCCGGCAGCGCACTGACGATTGAGCATGTGCGTTACACGCTACGTCACAAGCTGAACGACATTGAAAAGAACGTCGGTCGCGAGGGGCTTCTAACGCTCCGGTCGCGCATGGCCTACATCCAGCGCTCGACGGAAAACCTCTTCCCGACCACGATCTATACGGCGGACGGCAAAACGTTCGATGCCGAAGTCGAAAACCCATTTTCGAAGAAGCCGTTCAAGCCGGAAATCACCTCTATCCTTGATGTGGCGACACGCAAGTGCGTCGGCTTCTCCATCGCGCTCAAGGAAAATGTCATCTCGGTGACGGAGGCCCTGCGCAACTCCTGCTGCGACCACGGCATTCCGGCCATCTTCTATACCGACCGTGGTCCCGGCTACAAAAACAAGACATTCGACGGCGATGTAAACGGCCTGATGGGCCGCCTGTCCATCACCAAAATGCACGCGTTGCCGTACAATTCGCAGGCCAAGGGCATCATCGAACGTTTTAACGGCACGGTCTGGAACCCACTGGCCCGCAAGCTGCCCACCTATCTCGGTGCCGAGATGGACAAGGAAGCCGCCAAGATCGCCCACAAGGCGACCCGCAGCGACCTGAAGGAGTTCGGCTCCTCCCGCCTGCTGCCGTCATGGGACGATTTCCGCGCCATGTGCGAGGAAGCCATCGCCAAGTACAATAACCGCCCGCATGACGGCCTGCCGCGCTTCCGCGACGAACGCACCGGCAGGTACCGTCACTATTCTCCTAACGAGTTCTGGGCGCTGCATGTTGCTGACGGTTTCGAGCCGGTCCCGGTCGATGACGATCTACGCGACGATCTGTTCCGCCCCTACGAAATCCGTGTCGCCCGTCGCGGCCTCGTGGAATGGAATACCAACCAGTATTACCACGCGGCGCTGGAGCGGTATCACGGCGAAGAGGTCATGGTCGGCTACGACTTCGCGCAGGCCCGCTATGTCTGGGTACGCGAGATCGACCGTGAGGAAGGTCAGCCGGGGCCGCTGATCTGCGTTGCCGATTTCACCGGCAACAAGGCCGATTATGTGCCGCGCACCTTCCAGAAGGCGGCGGAAGACGCCCGCCACAAGGGGCGCGTCAAGCGCAACGAGGCGAAGCGCCGCGACATCGATGCCGAATACATCGCCCCGTATCTGCTGGAAGAAACCCCGATCCAGCCCATGCCCTTCATCGATATCACGCCCGAGCCGGTTCCGGCTGGTCCCGTGCTGGTGATCGATAATTCGGAAACCCCTTCTGCGGCATCCGGAGCCGCAGAGACCAACCGCAGGCTGACCTTCGCGACCGATGAGGCGCTTGCGGCATGGGCGTTAGAAAATTCGGAAAAACTGACAGCCAATCAGGTGGGTGTTTTGCGTCGATGCCTCCAGAGGCAAACCACCATTGAGCTGTTTCGACTGTCAGGCATCGACGTGGACGCCCTTCGAAACGTCATCCGCGCCGCTGCCTGA
- a CDS encoding AAA family ATPase — translation MKNTFVETSNVKRFLSALSALEDRGAQEACLAVVDGEPGLGKTTTLKNWVAQSGWVYLRAKKEWKSGWMMNELLEALPVKPPYSIEKKYETILRELGSRHSAALMSKRTFGLVIDEADHISTKEALLETVRDISDMLEMPVILVGMGKINDNISRFPQISSRISQRVKFQKASREDIRLLIDRKCEVKVADCLIDFVLKVSQGFNREVLEAIANIEKFGLRADPGPAGVTVADMAGLKVLSDRRTSKPIHVPEFA, via the coding sequence ATGAAAAATACATTTGTCGAGACCAGCAACGTGAAGCGCTTTCTTTCGGCGTTGTCGGCTCTGGAAGATCGCGGCGCGCAGGAGGCTTGCCTTGCCGTGGTCGATGGCGAACCCGGCTTGGGCAAAACCACGACGCTCAAGAATTGGGTGGCCCAAAGCGGCTGGGTCTATCTGCGCGCCAAAAAGGAATGGAAATCGGGGTGGATGATGAACGAGCTGCTGGAAGCGCTGCCCGTCAAGCCGCCCTACAGCATCGAGAAAAAGTACGAAACCATCCTGCGCGAGCTTGGCAGCCGCCATTCCGCTGCCCTGATGTCCAAGCGCACCTTCGGTCTCGTCATTGACGAGGCGGACCATATCTCGACCAAGGAAGCCTTGCTCGAAACCGTGCGTGACATTTCTGACATGCTGGAGATGCCCGTCATCCTCGTGGGCATGGGCAAGATCAACGACAATATTTCCCGCTTCCCGCAGATTTCCAGCCGCATTAGCCAGCGCGTCAAATTTCAGAAGGCCAGTCGCGAGGATATCCGGCTGCTGATCGACCGCAAATGCGAAGTGAAGGTGGCAGATTGCCTCATTGATTTCGTGCTGAAGGTTTCGCAGGGCTTTAACCGCGAGGTTCTGGAAGCCATCGCCAACATCGAGAAATTCGGCCTGCGCGCCGATCCCGGCCCGGCAGGCGTGACCGTGGCCGATATGGCGGGTCTGAAGGTTCTCAGCGACCGGCGTACCAGCAAGCCCATCCATGTCCCGGAGTTTGCATGA
- a CDS encoding MarR family transcriptional regulator, protein MRQASLMPLVDPAWLDVLRAEAAKPDRTKKQIGDELGVSRTAISLLCSGTYSAGMNKVQAKIAHKVMALYGQQVWCPHVRDAIAPGTCESHRTAPMAKSDPVKLKQWLACQSCPQNPRNQKKPEAANAV, encoded by the coding sequence ATGCGCCAAGCAAGCCTGATGCCTCTTGTCGATCCCGCATGGCTGGACGTTCTGCGCGCCGAAGCTGCCAAGCCTGACCGCACGAAAAAGCAGATCGGTGACGAGTTGGGCGTGTCCCGCACCGCGATCTCGCTGCTTTGCTCCGGCACATACAGCGCGGGCATGAACAAGGTGCAGGCGAAGATCGCGCACAAGGTTATGGCGCTCTACGGGCAGCAGGTTTGGTGCCCGCATGTTCGTGACGCCATCGCCCCCGGCACTTGCGAAAGCCACCGCACCGCACCGATGGCGAAAAGCGATCCCGTCAAGCTCAAGCAGTGGCTGGCGTGCCAGTCATGCCCGCAGAACCCGAGAAACCAGAAGAAGCCGGAGGCCGCAAATGCTGTCTGA
- a CDS encoding host-nuclease inhibitor Gam family protein, with protein sequence MKSALKKKSKAISRVPQTREGAIWAVGRVGTLRREIAAKTALADEAIRMIGEKFEADTADFAAELAEHERGVQAWCEANRVILTNNEKVKFHDFGTGTVRWRSLPASVSIRGAEAVIEALKSLGLKAFIREKEEINKEAMLNDPDKARTVAGVTIKSEGEVFAIEPLELEISTVQ encoded by the coding sequence ATGAAATCTGCACTGAAAAAGAAATCCAAAGCCATCTCCCGCGTTCCGCAGACCCGCGAGGGCGCTATCTGGGCAGTTGGCCGTGTCGGCACGCTGCGCCGCGAGATTGCCGCCAAAACGGCGTTAGCGGACGAAGCAATCAGGATGATCGGCGAAAAGTTCGAAGCCGATACTGCCGATTTTGCTGCCGAGCTGGCGGAGCACGAGCGCGGTGTGCAAGCATGGTGCGAAGCCAATCGCGTGATCCTCACCAACAACGAAAAGGTGAAGTTCCACGACTTCGGCACCGGCACCGTCCGGTGGCGCTCGCTTCCTGCCAGTGTCTCCATCCGTGGCGCTGAAGCCGTCATAGAGGCTCTCAAGTCTCTCGGTCTGAAGGCGTTCATCCGCGAGAAAGAGGAAATCAATAAGGAGGCCATGCTGAACGATCCAGACAAGGCGCGCACTGTCGCGGGCGTCACGATCAAATCGGAGGGCGAGGTGTTCGCAATAGAGCCGCTCGAACTCGAAATTTCAACGGTTCAGTGA
- a CDS encoding regulatory protein GemA — protein sequence MNTIAMINVAKSQFELDETEYRALLVRVTGISSLRAMSERQRIAVVDEFKRLGFKVQPGKSAKGKLEKHRPTANRPWSRYIHALWKSCARLGVIDDASVKALSAFCKRFVSPEDAKIVVDVDFLSQAQAEPIVSALKSMEKRGKAGKI from the coding sequence ATGAACACCATCGCCATGATCAATGTCGCTAAATCGCAGTTCGAGCTGGACGAAACCGAGTACCGCGCTTTGCTGGTCCGAGTGACGGGAATTTCATCGCTTCGCGCTATGTCGGAGCGCCAGCGCATCGCCGTGGTGGATGAGTTTAAACGTCTCGGCTTCAAGGTGCAGCCGGGAAAATCGGCCAAGGGAAAGCTTGAAAAACATCGCCCGACCGCCAATCGGCCGTGGTCGCGTTATATTCACGCGTTGTGGAAATCATGCGCACGGCTCGGCGTGATTGACGACGCTTCGGTGAAGGCGCTCAGCGCCTTCTGCAAGCGGTTCGTTTCGCCGGAAGACGCCAAGATTGTCGTCGATGTGGATTTTCTATCGCAGGCTCAGGCGGAGCCAATTGTGTCTGCGCTGAAGTCGATGGAGAAGCGTGGAAAGGCAGGCAAGATATGA
- a CDS encoding helix-turn-helix domain-containing protein, which translates to MTDARPMPASIEEIAETIGMRLALKIVQTYGGMEIKFPKNPHDQHAVILALGKEDGYEVCKYMGGSLLSVPHCRPPRSMKADIRRLEAEGLSRGEIARRLGITQRWVREVANAPPSNQFDLFENT; encoded by the coding sequence ATGACCGACGCCCGCCCGATGCCCGCATCCATTGAGGAAATCGCTGAAACCATCGGCATGCGTCTGGCGTTAAAGATCGTGCAGACGTACGGCGGCATGGAAATCAAGTTTCCGAAAAACCCGCACGATCAGCATGCCGTCATTCTGGCTCTTGGCAAAGAGGATGGGTATGAGGTATGCAAATATATGGGCGGATCGCTTTTGTCGGTCCCGCACTGCCGCCCGCCGCGCAGTATGAAGGCCGATATCAGGCGACTGGAGGCAGAGGGACTGTCCCGCGGGGAAATTGCCCGACGCCTTGGCATCACGCAGCGGTGGGTCCGCGAAGTTGCCAACGCTCCGCCAAGCAATCAGTTCGATCTCTTCGAAAACACCTGA
- a CDS encoding glycoside hydrolase family 19 protein: MSTIKNQTTFFSYIRRAPFGGRLTQSQIDGINVILEQWEYYKLIDRRWLANILAQIFHETGGRMQPVRETFATSDAQAKSRLEAAWKAGKLGSVKLPYWRDGWFGRGDIQITHEDNYDRLGQRLGVDLVGNPSLAMDPAISARIAIVGMAEGLFTGKKLSDYFNDKSDDAVGARRIVNGTDKAKLIAGYHKNFLDAIEAASVPLQETDANHALATADDVKPSASGSVKTLIGSTVVTAATSALVGVNNPWAFGVTALLLLMGGGALYMFGSGRWSVNRIKGI; this comes from the coding sequence ATGTCCACGATCAAAAACCAGACCACCTTCTTTTCCTACATTCGCCGTGCGCCGTTCGGCGGCCGTCTGACGCAAAGCCAGATCGACGGCATCAACGTCATTCTGGAGCAGTGGGAATATTACAAGCTGATCGACCGCCGCTGGCTGGCAAACATCCTCGCGCAGATTTTCCATGAAACTGGCGGACGCATGCAGCCCGTGCGGGAAACTTTCGCAACATCCGACGCGCAGGCGAAAAGCCGTCTTGAAGCGGCTTGGAAGGCTGGCAAACTCGGTTCGGTAAAGCTGCCTTACTGGCGTGACGGCTGGTTCGGCCGTGGTGATATCCAGATCACCCATGAGGACAACTACGACCGCCTTGGGCAGCGTCTTGGCGTCGATTTGGTCGGTAATCCCTCGCTCGCCATGGACCCGGCTATCAGCGCCCGTATCGCCATCGTCGGCATGGCCGAAGGCCTGTTCACCGGCAAAAAGCTCTCCGACTATTTCAACGACAAGTCCGATGATGCCGTAGGCGCTCGCCGTATCGTCAACGGCACCGACAAGGCGAAGCTTATCGCCGGCTATCACAAGAACTTTCTCGATGCCATTGAGGCCGCTTCCGTTCCGCTTCAGGAAACCGATGCCAATCATGCGCTGGCGACGGCGGATGATGTCAAACCCTCCGCCAGTGGTTCGGTCAAAACCTTGATTGGCAGCACTGTTGTCACGGCCGCCACGTCTGCCCTTGTCGGCGTTAACAATCCATGGGCCTTTGGCGTCACGGCGCTGTTGCTGCTGATGGGTGGCGGCGCGCTCTACATGTTCGGTTCCGGCCGCTGGTCCGTCAATCGTATCAAGGGGATTTGA
- a CDS encoding hemolysin XhlA family protein: MNGFDFPSHIATKVDQAHTKIDNLAERVTDLERDSAVAEVRAVGMQTSLIEIKNSISKVAWLIVTAIIGGIMAFILKGGLSG, encoded by the coding sequence ATGAACGGCTTTGACTTCCCTTCGCATATCGCCACCAAAGTCGATCAGGCGCACACCAAAATCGATAACCTTGCCGAACGCGTCACCGATCTGGAGCGCGATTCTGCCGTTGCTGAGGTCCGCGCCGTTGGCATGCAGACCAGCCTTATCGAAATCAAGAATTCAATCAGCAAGGTCGCGTGGCTGATCGTCACGGCGATCATTGGCGGCATCATGGCATTTATTCTGAAAGGCGGCTTGAGTGGCTAA
- a CDS encoding DUF1804 family protein, which produces MANDMETRRKARSDYVYRRMTLATIAVTLNVSQATIGRWKAAAKADGDDWDMARSGAVLAGEGLDVVVSSVVEDFVIMAQALLDEVKNNKDLSIDQKIKHMVALGDAMVKVTASAGKLAPKISELGVAQSVVQHLIAFVQEQFPQHISVVQEILVPFGDRIASAFSS; this is translated from the coding sequence GTGGCTAACGATATGGAAACCCGCCGCAAGGCCCGCTCCGATTATGTCTATCGGCGCATGACGCTTGCCACCATCGCCGTGACGCTGAACGTCAGTCAGGCCACTATCGGGCGCTGGAAGGCGGCGGCGAAGGCCGATGGCGACGATTGGGACATGGCCCGTTCGGGCGCGGTGCTTGCCGGTGAAGGTCTCGACGTTGTCGTGTCATCGGTTGTCGAAGATTTCGTCATCATGGCGCAGGCCCTGCTGGACGAGGTTAAGAACAACAAAGACCTCTCCATTGATCAGAAGATCAAGCACATGGTGGCGCTGGGCGATGCCATGGTGAAGGTCACCGCATCTGCTGGAAAGCTGGCACCTAAAATCTCCGAGCTGGGCGTGGCGCAGTCGGTTGTCCAGCACCTCATTGCCTTCGTTCAGGAGCAGTTCCCGCAGCACATTTCCGTGGTGCAGGAAATCCTTGTTCCGTTCGGTGACAGGATCGCGAGCGCCTTTTCGTCATGA
- the terL gene encoding phage terminase large subunit — MMKKPVLKAKVSDKDFRDWISSEADKLARWVDLSVSAFAADPKAKAERLAKVRIPETGFQYFLETYLPHYVKGEHSLFHKTIFARVPEILASEKGVRDLFIAPRGSSKSTHLSLGFALYCICLGYKRYILEVCDVYAQAALLIEAIKAELTENPRLANDFPEVAGQGRVWREGEIVTKNNIRVEGLGANQKLRGRRHGPYRPDLMFFDDLENDEAVRSPEQRKKLETWIKRAALKVGPPDGSMDVVWVGTVLHYDAVLVRAAKSPVWRVAEFQAVIQFPDRMDLWDQFEEVYQNDGEDAARAFYAERKADMDAGAIVNWPAIQPLIFLMLERASDHDSFATEYQNKPINEASPFKDLTFWVLKQPDLIHFGSIDPSLGKKGHGRDPSAILVGGFNRLHGTMDLLEASIRRRLPDIIISDVIAMQRQYRCLLWFVEAVQFQEFLRTTLMATAARQGVGISAVPVTPIADKDLRIERLQPPVAGGLIRLNKTHQTLIDQLQQWPNADHDDGPDCLDMLWQHTLEYAGGATAGASGGINTAANSGQQRLGGYRL, encoded by the coding sequence ATGATGAAAAAACCGGTCCTGAAGGCGAAGGTCAGCGACAAGGATTTTCGCGACTGGATATCAAGCGAAGCCGACAAGCTTGCCCGTTGGGTGGACCTGTCGGTTTCCGCCTTTGCGGCCGATCCGAAGGCCAAAGCCGAGCGCCTGGCTAAAGTCAGAATTCCCGAAACGGGCTTCCAGTATTTTCTGGAGACCTACCTGCCGCATTATGTGAAGGGCGAACACAGCCTGTTTCACAAGACGATCTTTGCCCGTGTTCCGGAAATCCTCGCCTCCGAAAAGGGCGTTAGAGATTTGTTTATCGCGCCACGCGGTTCATCCAAATCCACGCACCTGTCGCTCGGTTTTGCGCTTTATTGCATCTGCCTTGGCTACAAGCGCTATATTCTGGAAGTCTGCGATGTCTATGCGCAGGCGGCGCTGCTGATCGAGGCGATCAAGGCAGAGCTGACGGAAAACCCGCGCCTTGCCAATGACTTTCCGGAAGTTGCCGGTCAGGGGCGTGTCTGGCGTGAAGGCGAGATCGTCACCAAGAACAATATCCGTGTCGAAGGGCTTGGTGCGAACCAGAAGCTGCGCGGCCGTCGCCATGGCCCGTATCGTCCCGACCTGATGTTCTTTGACGATCTGGAAAATGACGAGGCGGTGCGTTCGCCCGAGCAGCGCAAGAAGCTGGAAACATGGATCAAGCGCGCCGCTCTGAAGGTGGGGCCGCCAGACGGTTCCATGGACGTGGTCTGGGTTGGGACCGTTCTTCATTATGACGCCGTTCTTGTTCGTGCCGCGAAATCGCCGGTCTGGCGGGTTGCCGAGTTTCAGGCGGTCATCCAGTTTCCCGACCGGATGGACCTTTGGGACCAGTTCGAGGAAGTCTACCAGAATGACGGCGAGGACGCTGCCCGCGCATTCTACGCCGAGCGCAAGGCGGACATGGATGCCGGTGCCATCGTCAACTGGCCCGCGATCCAGCCGCTTATCTTCCTCATGCTGGAACGGGCGTCCGACCATGACAGCTTCGCGACCGAATACCAGAACAAGCCGATCAACGAGGCCAGCCCGTTCAAAGATTTGACGTTCTGGGTATTAAAGCAGCCCGATCTTATCCATTTTGGCAGCATCGACCCGTCGCTTGGCAAAAAGGGCCATGGCCGCGATCCGAGCGCTATTCTTGTCGGCGGCTTCAACCGGCTGCATGGCACCATGGATTTGCTGGAAGCGTCCATCCGCCGCCGTCTGCCTGACATCATCATTTCCGATGTCATCGCCATGCAGCGGCAATATCGCTGCCTGCTGTGGTTTGTGGAAGCCGTTCAGTTTCAGGAATTTTTGCGTACCACGCTGATGGCGACGGCGGCACGGCAGGGCGTTGGAATTTCCGCCGTGCCGGTCACGCCGATTGCGGACAAGGATTTGCGCATCGAGCGGCTTCAGCCCCCCGTCGCGGGCGGTTTGATCCGCCTCAACAAAACACACCAGACGCTGATCGACCAGCTTCAACAATGGCCGAACGCCGATCACGATGACGGCCCGGACTGCCTCGACATGCTCTGGCAGCACACGCTCGAATATGCGGGTGGTGCCACGGCCGGAGCGAGCGGCGGGATTAATACGGCTGCGAACAGCGGCCAGCAGAGACTTGGAGGGTATCGCCTATGA
- a CDS encoding phage portal protein family protein, with the protein MSRRKKQKSASFAAEAVTAAERKNLPADARALIANATNDITIPFFSGALQHADDTLIQRGGGKGLKIYDEIKRDTHAGAILTKRNKHLVAREWECVAASDKPQDVEAADFVRKTLKKLPFDRISEDLSGGAILKGFSVSEVVWKRDNNRIVPEKIVTHDQRRFAFGHDWRPRLLTWTNMNEGEELPDRKFIVHRHGVVGNNPYGLGLGSQLFWAVLFKREGVAFWLHFLEKFAGPTVIAETPYGMLTDEQNLLLQKLASIQTSAAITVPKGADVKFLEAARSGSVSYREWMEYWDRQISICILGETLTTDIGSHGSKAAAETHADILDLLVDSDADHLSDTFHEQLVQWLIDYNFPGAGVPRVWRVRPSNEKAKAETRKAKAEAATSENAALVEILKSAAMMDDDDTAREFIVSFELTHALSETAIDRLVDARFAFSEHGKRDALLRKAAAENPAFAALFGPVDVKKNSVAR; encoded by the coding sequence ATGAGCCGTCGCAAAAAACAGAAATCGGCCTCCTTTGCAGCGGAAGCGGTGACAGCAGCCGAGCGGAAGAACCTGCCCGCAGACGCCCGTGCGTTGATTGCTAACGCGACGAACGACATCACCATCCCGTTTTTCAGCGGCGCGCTTCAGCATGCCGACGATACGCTGATCCAGCGCGGCGGCGGCAAAGGTCTCAAAATCTATGACGAGATCAAGCGCGACACCCATGCCGGTGCCATCCTCACCAAGCGCAATAAGCATCTTGTCGCCCGCGAATGGGAATGCGTTGCGGCCTCCGACAAGCCGCAGGATGTGGAAGCGGCGGATTTCGTGCGCAAGACGCTGAAGAAGTTGCCCTTCGACCGTATCTCCGAAGACTTGTCCGGCGGCGCGATCCTGAAGGGTTTTTCCGTTTCGGAAGTCGTCTGGAAGCGTGACAACAACCGCATCGTGCCGGAAAAGATCGTGACACACGATCAGCGCCGCTTCGCTTTCGGCCATGACTGGCGGCCTCGCCTGCTCACCTGGACGAACATGAACGAGGGCGAAGAACTGCCTGACCGCAAGTTCATCGTGCATCGCCATGGCGTCGTCGGCAACAATCCATATGGCCTTGGTCTCGGTTCGCAGCTTTTCTGGGCGGTCCTGTTCAAGCGTGAGGGTGTGGCATTCTGGCTGCATTTCCTCGAAAAGTTCGCAGGCCCGACCGTCATTGCGGAAACGCCCTATGGCATGCTGACGGACGAACAGAACCTGCTTCTGCAGAAGCTTGCCAGCATCCAGACCAGCGCCGCCATCACCGTGCCGAAGGGTGCGGATGTAAAATTTCTGGAGGCGGCCCGCTCCGGATCGGTCAGCTACAGGGAATGGATGGAATATTGGGACCGCCAGATTTCCATCTGCATCCTTGGCGAGACCCTCACAACCGACATCGGCTCTCACGGTTCGAAAGCCGCCGCAGAAACCCACGCCGATATTCTCGACCTGCTGGTGGACAGCGATGCCGACCATCTGTCCGATACGTTCCACGAGCAGCTCGTGCAGTGGCTGATTGATTATAACTTCCCCGGCGCTGGCGTGCCCCGCGTCTGGCGCGTGCGTCCGAGCAACGAAAAGGCCAAGGCCGAAACCCGCAAGGCAAAGGCTGAAGCCGCCACGTCAGAAAATGCGGCGCTGGTCGAAATCCTCAAATCGGCCGCCATGATGGACGATGACGATACAGCCCGCGAGTTCATCGTTTCGTTCGAACTGACGCATGCGCTTTCGGAAACGGCCATCGACCGGCTGGTAGACGCACGCTTCGCCTTCTCGGAACATGGCAAGCGTGATGCGCTGTTGCGCAAGGCCGCCGCCGAAAACCCGGCATTCGCTGCCCTGTTTGGGCCGGTCGACGTAAAAAAAAACTCCGTAGCTCGGTAG